The Spirochaetota bacterium genome window below encodes:
- a CDS encoding F0F1 ATP synthase subunit gamma — protein ARLGDEVVNMFITGEVDEVYVSYTKIMTRSTQKATIIRLLPFKPEGIVMKETAEEFHVEYIFEPNPYRIFSTLLPLYIKAKIYMAVLESGFSEHFARRVAMKNATDAAKEMVRDLTITYNRARQAKITKEISEIVGGAAALE, from the coding sequence CTGCCAGATTGGGTGATGAAGTGGTTAATATGTTTATCACAGGTGAAGTGGATGAAGTGTATGTTTCATATACAAAGATTATGACACGTTCAACACAAAAGGCAACAATAATAAGATTACTTCCTTTTAAGCCTGAAGGGATAGTAATGAAGGAAACTGCTGAAGAGTTTCATGTAGAATATATCTTTGAACCAAATCCTTACAGAATATTTTCAACATTGTTGCCTTTGTATATTAAAGCTAAAATTTATATGGCGGTTCTGGAATCAGGTTTTTCAGAACACTTTGCGCGTAGAGTGGCAATGAAGAATGCAACAGATGCAGCTAAAGAAATGGTAAGAGATTTAACTATAACATATAACCGAGCGCGTCAGGCCAAGATAACAAAAGAAATCTCTGAAATTGTTGGTGGTGCTGCAGCCCTTGAATAA